From Cyclobacteriaceae bacterium, a single genomic window includes:
- a CDS encoding cysteine desulfurase, with amino-acid sequence METVTAHRQLNVDTIRKQFPVLHQKVNGHDLVYFDNAATTQKPQTVIDSLIGYYSGFNANIHRGIHTLAEKATKAFEETRVVAQQFINAKHKEEIIFVRGVTEAVNLVAASYGRTFIKEGDEIIISGLEHHSNIVPWQMVCEEKGCKLRIIPVSPSGELDMDEFSKLLSSRTKLVAVNHASNSLGTINPIKSVIDKAHDAGAVVLIDGAQASAHLDIDVQQLDCDFYCISGHKMYGPTGVGILYGKKELLEKMPPYMGGGEMISNVTFEKTTYNDLPYKFEAGTPNIADVVAYKEAFLFINNLDKKAVDEHEHNLLHYASSELAKLKGVRLIGTAKEKVSVQSFIIDGIHPFDVGQMLDARGVAVRTGHHCTQPLIDQLGIEGTVRASFAVYNTKEEINRLIEGIDRIIKFLK; translated from the coding sequence ATGGAAACTGTCACTGCACATCGTCAATTGAATGTAGATACCATTCGCAAGCAATTTCCGGTCCTTCATCAGAAGGTAAACGGACATGATCTTGTCTATTTTGATAATGCGGCCACTACTCAGAAACCACAAACAGTCATTGATTCACTGATAGGATATTACTCAGGCTTCAATGCAAATATCCATCGCGGAATTCACACGCTCGCTGAAAAAGCAACCAAAGCATTTGAAGAAACGCGTGTTGTCGCACAGCAGTTTATCAACGCAAAGCATAAAGAAGAGATCATTTTCGTCAGAGGCGTTACAGAAGCTGTCAATCTTGTTGCCGCAAGCTATGGAAGAACATTCATCAAGGAAGGTGATGAAATTATTATTTCAGGTCTCGAACATCATTCCAACATCGTACCATGGCAAATGGTATGTGAGGAGAAGGGCTGTAAGCTCCGCATCATTCCCGTCTCCCCTTCGGGCGAACTTGATATGGATGAGTTCAGCAAACTGCTCTCTTCCAGAACAAAATTAGTTGCCGTTAATCACGCATCGAACAGTCTCGGCACCATCAACCCGATCAAATCAGTCATTGACAAGGCTCATGATGCCGGAGCCGTTGTATTGATTGACGGAGCACAGGCATCTGCCCATCTGGACATCGATGTTCAGCAGCTGGATTGTGATTTCTATTGCATCTCCGGTCATAAGATGTACGGTCCTACAGGAGTCGGAATCCTTTACGGAAAAAAAGAACTTCTTGAGAAGATGCCTCCCTACATGGGTGGCGGTGAGATGATCAGCAACGTGACGTTTGAAAAGACAACGTACAATGACCTTCCATATAAATTTGAAGCGGGAACACCCAACATCGCGGATGTGGTTGCCTACAAAGAGGCTTTTCTGTTCATTAATAATCTTGATAAGAAAGCTGTCGATGAACATGAACATAATCTGCTGCACTACGCTTCCTCTGAATTGGCAAAGCTTAAGGGCGTAAGACTCATTGGCACCGCTAAGGAAAAAGTGAGCGTTCAGTCATTCATCATTGATGGCATTCATCCTTTTGATGTGGGACAAATGCTGGATGCAAGAGGTGTCGCCGTGAGAACTGGACATCATTGCACACAACCGCTTATTGATCAATTAGGAATTGAGGGAACCGTAAGGGCATCTTTTGCGGTTTATAATACAAAGGAAGAGATTAACCGGCTGATAGAAGGAATTGACCGGATTATCAAGTTTTTGAAATGA
- a CDS encoding SufE family protein — protein sequence MTINETQDEIIRDFSILDGDLEMSVMYLMELGQKLPAMREEEKTEENIVKGCQSKVWLTASLTHERLFFTADSNTAITKGLVSMLIRVYNGHLPEEILSSELYFMQKIGMERFIGTQRSNGFAAMVKQMKLYALAFKTKSEIQA from the coding sequence ATGACCATTAACGAGACACAAGACGAGATAATAAGAGATTTTTCCATCCTGGATGGAGACCTTGAAATGTCTGTCATGTACCTGATGGAGCTGGGCCAGAAACTGCCGGCGATGAGGGAGGAAGAAAAGACAGAGGAGAATATCGTAAAAGGATGCCAGTCGAAAGTATGGCTCACAGCATCATTGACACATGAGCGCCTCTTCTTCACCGCGGACAGTAATACTGCTATCACGAAAGGACTCGTGAGCATGCTGATAAGAGTTTACAATGGCCATCTGCCGGAAGAGATTCTTTCCAGCGAACTGTACTTCATGCAGAAAATAGGAATGGAAAGATTCATTGGCACACAACGCTCCAATGGATTCGCGGCTATGGTGAAGCAGATGAAACTTTATGCGTTGGCTTTTAAAACAAAATCAGAGATACAGGCATGA
- a CDS encoding SUF system Fe-S cluster assembly protein, which produces MSTEIQNTDTNTATLEIPELREKIMAAIKTIYDPEIPVDIYELGLIYEISIYPINNVHVMMTLTSPSCPSAEAIPAEVEQKIKAITGVNDVKVEITWDPPYSQDMMSEAAKLELGFL; this is translated from the coding sequence ATGAGCACAGAAATACAAAATACAGATACCAATACAGCAACACTGGAGATACCCGAGCTCCGTGAAAAGATCATGGCGGCCATCAAGACGATCTATGATCCTGAGATCCCTGTGGATATCTATGAACTTGGATTGATCTATGAGATCAGCATCTATCCGATAAACAATGTGCATGTGATGATGACCTTAACTTCACCATCCTGCCCTTCAGCCGAAGCAATTCCTGCTGAAGTAGAACAAAAGATCAAGGCTATCACAGGTGTGAACGATGTAAAAGTCGAAATCACCTGGGATCCCCCCTACTCACAGGACATGATGAGTGAGGCTGCCAAATTGGAACTAGGATTCCTTTAA
- a CDS encoding BrxA/BrxB family bacilliredoxin, giving the protein MYPEQLVAPMRTDLTSAGFKELKTPTEVENQIKKEKGTTLLVINSVCGCAAGAARPGVKWALQNSAKKPDHLATVFAGVDTEAVSKARQLTMPYPPSSPSIALFKDGELIHFVERHHIEGRNAQMIGEHLVEVFDEFC; this is encoded by the coding sequence ATGTATCCCGAACAACTGGTGGCTCCCATGAGAACAGACCTCACCAGTGCTGGATTTAAAGAATTGAAGACACCTACCGAGGTGGAGAACCAAATCAAAAAAGAAAAAGGCACTACTTTGCTGGTGATCAACTCCGTGTGCGGATGCGCAGCCGGAGCCGCAAGACCAGGTGTAAAGTGGGCGCTACAGAACAGCGCCAAGAAGCCTGACCATCTTGCAACAGTATTTGCAGGAGTCGACACAGAAGCTGTTTCTAAAGCAAGACAACTAACAATGCCTTACCCTCCTTCTTCACCATCCATTGCGTTGTTTAAGGACGGAGAACTCATTCACTTTGTAGAGCGTCACCACATTGAAGGCAGAAATGCACAGATGATCGGTGAGCACCTCGTGGAAGTGTTTGACGAATTCTGCTAA
- a CDS encoding gliding motility-associated C-terminal domain-containing protein, whose amino-acid sequence MHSLRFFVIIVLLCSGSQAIAQFKHIKKTFLVEDHTLNIKNEGFESPETCYFGGGDGYITGKKGDGGTPPYALVWTDGVGNVIANDVEEIYNLVAGDYTLTVTDNAGCSKAQTYSVGYNCPYTCSGSILTENIVDTGCGVNSGSFDASFTGVGPYLYTLTRGNKYTDTETTVTSGSFSGSSVNNTFSGLISGSYYLTLYDQGTLCSHYASVEIASTDFRFLTGLHAVNSSNCVFPDGKVTFDINDVTFPHNFEIKWRIQGGSETTFTTTSTAVSLDNLNTGYYYVQVTDIDNPSCIIAESISVGTNANLSVVVDNITSVTSCSSPNGAASITVSGGSGNYAYFWNGPGSPDPVGEDISNLKAGFYSLFVLDNSSGCTNFSSVNSVTIPNATVEPGVTIIKSNNTSCSGLFNGFIQLTPTSATPGPFQIYWYDDANNLINNGPILNFINGGSYGYSVRDLSTGCVRERIFSGLIDITDASTPAVTLSGVETSQTSCSAPPNGAIDITVTTGSSYSVSWTSNVGFTSTSEDISFLQNGIYTVDVAVACSGANTPPTITSTAVPGTYTFNEVIVDNTISITDPDNTDLSSATVIISSGHQPLEDVLGIVNQNGITGSFDGPSGVLTLSGTSSVANYQTAMRSVAYYNIAGNKSQGVRTFSCTVFDGSGNSNTSTNTINVINQPPVLSPITSNALHVKDDLFINNGITISDADNTFLVSASVSITGGLQTAEDRLLFTDQVGVSGSYDTSTGILSLTGASSIPNYQTALRSVTYKNLIPASSSTVTRTIKILVQGVYNTSNASTTNIIFNQVPSVSVTSYKANSGEILVIPISSVISDPENNLDLTTLQIHSARGAATSVMASNISVDYSTVAEFEGTDQLSITGCDMGGKCTAGSLSIEVFGELMVYNGISPNGDGLNEYFRIQSLPSESRVEIFNRWGDKVFDMSGYDNNDHLKRFEGRNDSGKELGSGTYFYRIHIRDGRELKGYLQLRR is encoded by the coding sequence ATGCATAGCTTAAGATTTTTCGTTATTATCGTGCTGCTATGTTCAGGCTCACAGGCAATCGCCCAGTTCAAGCACATCAAGAAAACATTTCTTGTCGAAGATCATACTCTCAACATTAAAAATGAAGGGTTTGAAAGTCCGGAGACTTGCTACTTTGGTGGTGGTGACGGTTACATCACAGGGAAAAAAGGTGACGGCGGAACTCCACCTTATGCTTTGGTATGGACCGATGGCGTCGGAAATGTAATTGCCAACGATGTTGAAGAAATATACAATCTTGTTGCCGGCGATTACACACTTACCGTTACTGACAATGCAGGATGCTCAAAGGCACAGACCTATAGCGTAGGATACAATTGCCCTTACACCTGCAGTGGAAGTATTCTAACCGAAAACATCGTAGATACAGGATGCGGAGTAAATAGCGGAAGCTTTGATGCCTCCTTTACGGGCGTCGGGCCTTATTTATATACATTGACCCGTGGCAATAAGTACACTGATACTGAAACAACAGTTACATCAGGTTCATTTTCAGGATCGTCAGTCAACAACACATTCAGTGGACTCATATCGGGATCATACTATCTGACGCTTTACGATCAGGGCACATTATGCAGTCATTATGCATCCGTTGAAATTGCAAGCACCGATTTCAGATTTCTAACAGGGCTTCATGCAGTCAACAGTTCAAATTGTGTTTTCCCAGATGGTAAAGTAACGTTTGATATTAATGACGTGACATTTCCTCACAATTTTGAAATCAAATGGAGGATACAGGGAGGATCCGAGACTACGTTCACAACAACCTCAACAGCCGTCTCGCTTGATAATCTGAACACCGGATATTATTATGTCCAGGTAACAGATATCGATAACCCCAGCTGTATTATCGCTGAATCTATTTCGGTTGGAACCAATGCCAATCTCTCCGTAGTAGTAGACAATATTACTTCTGTCACAAGCTGTTCTTCTCCTAATGGAGCCGCCAGCATCACCGTCAGCGGCGGATCAGGAAATTATGCTTACTTCTGGAATGGACCCGGCTCACCCGATCCTGTCGGTGAAGATATCAGCAATCTAAAGGCAGGCTTTTATTCATTATTCGTACTCGACAATTCTTCAGGCTGTACTAATTTCAGTTCCGTTAATTCAGTAACCATACCGAATGCTACCGTTGAACCTGGCGTTACCATCATTAAGTCTAACAACACCAGTTGCTCAGGTCTTTTCAATGGATTTATTCAACTCACTCCAACCTCTGCCACACCTGGCCCCTTCCAGATCTACTGGTATGATGATGCCAATAATCTTATCAACAATGGCCCCATTTTAAACTTCATCAATGGCGGATCATATGGTTATAGTGTCAGAGATCTTTCAACAGGGTGCGTGCGGGAAAGGATCTTCAGCGGATTGATTGACATCACTGATGCTTCCACTCCTGCCGTAACACTCTCCGGTGTTGAAACAAGTCAAACGAGTTGCTCTGCACCCCCCAACGGTGCAATAGATATAACGGTCACTACAGGTTCATCCTATTCAGTGAGCTGGACGAGCAACGTTGGTTTCACCTCTACCTCTGAAGATATTTCCTTTTTACAGAATGGCATTTACACGGTTGATGTTGCAGTCGCTTGCAGCGGAGCCAATACGCCACCCACCATCACATCGACCGCTGTTCCCGGAACCTATACATTTAACGAAGTGATCGTCGACAATACGATCTCAATTACCGACCCTGATAACACGGATCTCTCCTCTGCCACTGTTATTATTTCCTCAGGTCATCAACCTTTAGAAGACGTGCTCGGTATTGTTAATCAGAATGGGATAACAGGAAGTTTTGATGGGCCGTCCGGCGTGCTTACGCTAAGCGGAACAAGCTCAGTTGCCAATTATCAAACGGCTATGCGGTCGGTGGCTTATTACAATATTGCAGGAAACAAGTCTCAGGGAGTTCGCACTTTCTCATGTACGGTGTTTGATGGATCGGGCAACAGCAATACTTCTACGAATACAATCAATGTGATCAATCAGCCTCCGGTATTATCTCCCATCACATCAAATGCGCTTCATGTAAAAGATGATCTTTTCATCAACAACGGAATAACAATCAGTGATGCCGATAATACTTTTCTTGTATCTGCATCCGTTTCAATTACGGGCGGACTTCAAACTGCTGAAGATCGTTTGCTCTTTACAGATCAGGTTGGTGTTTCAGGGAGCTACGATACTTCTACGGGTATTCTCTCGCTAACAGGTGCTTCTTCCATTCCAAACTATCAGACTGCCTTGCGATCCGTGACGTACAAAAATCTTATTCCCGCCTCTTCATCGACGGTTACAAGAACTATCAAAATCCTTGTGCAGGGTGTCTATAACACAAGTAACGCATCAACAACCAACATCATCTTTAACCAGGTGCCCAGTGTATCAGTGACCTCTTATAAAGCAAATTCCGGGGAGATCCTCGTCATACCTATCTCCTCCGTTATAAGTGATCCGGAAAATAATCTCGACCTGACAACGCTTCAAATACATTCCGCTCGTGGAGCTGCGACTTCTGTCATGGCTTCAAATATTTCTGTGGATTACTCCACCGTGGCGGAATTTGAGGGAACAGATCAGCTATCCATCACGGGTTGTGACATGGGTGGAAAGTGTACAGCCGGAAGCCTTAGCATTGAAGTCTTTGGAGAGTTGATGGTGTACAACGGAATTTCTCCTAATGGTGATGGACTCAATGAATATTTCAGGATCCAATCTCTACCCAGTGAATCACGGGTCGAGATCTTTAACCGGTGGGGAGATAAAGTTTTTGATATGTCAGGATACGACAACAACGACCATCTCAAGAGATTTGAAGGACGTAATGATTCCGGCAAGGAACTCGGCTCAGGAACTTACTTTTACAGGATCCATATCAGGGATGGCCGGGAGTTGAAAGGATACCTTCAGCTTCGACGATAA
- a CDS encoding 6-carboxytetrahydropterin synthase codes for MKVAISRQEHFNAAHRLYNPEWTDEKNDTVFGKCNNPNFHGHNYDLIVTLIGEPDPATGYVYDLKILSDLIKANILDHFDHKNLNLDTPYFKALNPTVENIAIVIWQILRKLIDPKFELKIKLYETERNFVEYPAI; via the coding sequence ATGAAAGTAGCGATATCCAGGCAGGAACATTTCAACGCAGCACACAGGTTATACAATCCTGAATGGACGGATGAGAAGAATGATACTGTTTTTGGAAAATGTAACAATCCGAATTTCCATGGGCATAACTATGATCTCATTGTCACCCTCATTGGTGAACCTGACCCCGCTACCGGATATGTTTACGATCTGAAAATCCTCAGCGACCTTATTAAAGCCAATATTCTTGATCATTTTGATCACAAAAACCTTAATTTAGATACTCCCTATTTCAAAGCTTTGAATCCAACGGTGGAGAATATTGCGATTGTGATATGGCAGATTCTGCGAAAGCTGATTGATCCCAAATTTGAACTGAAAATTAAACTCTATGAGACAGAAAGAAATTTCGTTGAATATCCAGCCATTTGA
- the folE gene encoding GTP cyclohydrolase I FolE — protein sequence MRQKEISLNIQPFDENDQEDDHSGSSVNTPLREDAFKLSDEEKIEKIEGHIREIMTTLGLDLTDDSLSGTPKRVAKMYVKEVFSGLNPKNRPQIKLFDNKYNYDQMLVEKEITFYSHCEHHLVPIYGRAHVAYFSSGKVIGLSKINRIVQYFAKRPQVQERLTVQIGKELERILHTDSVGVVMDANHMCVAMRGVGDTNSKTGSAYFSGKFKDENIKREFLNFINSPQPHL from the coding sequence ATGAGACAGAAAGAAATTTCGTTGAATATCCAGCCATTTGATGAAAATGATCAGGAAGATGATCACTCAGGGAGTTCCGTCAACACTCCCCTGCGTGAAGATGCATTCAAGCTGAGTGATGAGGAGAAGATTGAGAAGATAGAAGGTCACATTCGTGAGATCATGACTACGCTCGGCCTTGATCTTACCGACGACAGTCTTAGCGGCACACCCAAGCGCGTTGCCAAGATGTATGTAAAGGAAGTATTCAGCGGATTGAATCCAAAGAACAGACCTCAGATCAAATTATTTGATAACAAGTATAACTATGATCAGATGCTGGTGGAGAAAGAAATTACTTTCTACTCCCATTGTGAGCATCACCTTGTACCAATTTACGGCAGAGCACACGTTGCATATTTCTCATCCGGAAAAGTGATCGGACTCTCCAAGATCAATCGCATCGTTCAGTATTTCGCAAAGCGTCCACAGGTTCAGGAACGATTAACCGTTCAGATTGGTAAGGAGCTTGAAAGAATCTTGCACACTGACAGCGTGGGCGTTGTAATGGATGCAAATCATATGTGCGTTGCTATGCGCGGCGTTGGAGATACCAACAGTAAAACCGGTAGCGCCTATTTCTCAGGCAAGTTCAAGGATGAAAACATCAAGCGTGAATTCCTGAATTTCATCAATAGCCCGCAACCACATTTATAA
- a CDS encoding aconitate hydratase: MIFDLDMIKAFYDAMPGRIAAARKVVGKPLTLSEKILYSHLHSSQNIQAFGRGKSYVDFAPDRVAMQDATAQMALLQFMSGGIPKVLVPSTVHCDHLVLAKNGAKQDLAESITASGEVFSFLESVSNKYGIGFWKPGAGIIHQVVIENYGFPGGMMIGTDSHTVNAGGIGMLAIGVGGADAVDVMSGMAWELKWPKLIGIKLTGKLSGWTSSKDVILKVAGILTVKGGTGAIVEYFGDGAKSLSCTGKGTICNMGAEIGATTSTFGYDEKMAQYLRGTDRAEVAKLADKVKEHLTGDPEVYKTPEKYFDEVYEIDLTTLEPHVNGPFTPDRAIPISKFADEVRSNGWPQVLEVGLIGSCTNSSYEDISRSASLAKQAVDKRLKAKAEFTITPGSEKVRYTVDRDGYLEIFGKMGGVVMANACGPCIGQWSRHTNDPNRRNSIITSFNRNFAKRNDGNPNTHAFVASPEITTAFAIAGDLTFNPLKDTLLNEDGVAVKLDEPKGVEFPPKGFDVKDPGFIAPAKDGRGVVVRIDPKSKRLQALSPFAAWDGKNWTGLKLLIKAKGKCTTDHISMAGPWLRFRGHLDNISDNTLTGATNFFNDKTDSVKNQLTGQYGPVPATQRAYKAAGISSIVVGDQNYGEGSSREHAAMQPRHLGMKVILVKSFARIHETNLKKQGMLAITFSNEADYDKFQEDDTVDFPDLTSFAPERQLTLVLNHKDGSKDTIKVNHTYNASQIGWFKAGSALNLMAKQIAANKAEAARTPVASKPKAKKKVSVAKKAGATIKKVVKAAKKAFKKIAGKKAKAKKVVKKAKKVVKKAAKKSIKKAAKKKK, encoded by the coding sequence ATGATATTCGACTTAGACATGATCAAGGCCTTCTACGACGCGATGCCAGGCCGCATTGCCGCAGCAAGAAAAGTCGTAGGAAAACCCCTTACTCTTTCTGAAAAGATCCTTTACTCCCACTTGCATTCGTCTCAGAACATCCAGGCTTTCGGACGAGGTAAATCATATGTTGACTTCGCACCAGACCGTGTTGCGATGCAGGATGCAACGGCTCAGATGGCGTTGCTTCAGTTCATGTCAGGTGGTATTCCAAAAGTTCTGGTGCCTTCAACAGTTCATTGCGATCACCTTGTGCTTGCAAAGAATGGTGCGAAGCAGGACTTAGCAGAGTCTATCACTGCAAGCGGTGAAGTGTTCAGCTTTCTTGAATCCGTTTCAAATAAATATGGCATTGGTTTCTGGAAACCAGGTGCCGGTATCATTCATCAGGTGGTAATTGAAAACTATGGCTTCCCGGGTGGTATGATGATCGGTACTGACTCTCATACAGTTAATGCCGGTGGAATAGGCATGCTTGCAATTGGTGTGGGTGGTGCTGATGCAGTGGATGTTATGTCAGGGATGGCATGGGAACTAAAATGGCCAAAGCTTATCGGTATTAAGTTGACTGGTAAACTGAGTGGCTGGACTTCTTCAAAAGATGTGATCTTAAAAGTCGCTGGTATCCTTACTGTAAAAGGTGGAACCGGCGCTATTGTTGAATATTTTGGTGATGGTGCAAAGTCTTTATCCTGTACAGGTAAAGGAACTATCTGTAACATGGGTGCAGAGATCGGAGCGACAACTTCTACTTTCGGTTATGATGAGAAAATGGCCCAGTACCTGAGAGGAACTGATCGCGCTGAAGTTGCAAAACTTGCGGATAAAGTAAAAGAACATTTAACAGGCGATCCTGAAGTTTATAAAACTCCTGAAAAGTATTTTGATGAGGTGTATGAGATTGATCTTACAACGCTCGAGCCTCATGTTAATGGTCCCTTCACTCCTGACCGTGCGATCCCTATCTCAAAGTTTGCTGATGAAGTTCGCAGCAATGGATGGCCGCAGGTATTGGAAGTTGGTCTTATCGGATCTTGTACCAATTCTTCTTATGAAGATATTTCCCGCTCTGCATCTCTTGCCAAGCAGGCAGTAGATAAAAGACTGAAGGCGAAAGCTGAATTCACCATCACTCCTGGTTCTGAAAAGGTTCGCTACACGGTTGATCGTGATGGCTATCTTGAAATCTTTGGAAAGATGGGTGGTGTTGTCATGGCAAATGCCTGCGGACCTTGTATCGGTCAGTGGTCACGCCATACCAATGATCCCAACAGAAGAAACTCCATCATCACTTCCTTTAACCGGAACTTTGCAAAGAGAAATGATGGCAATCCGAATACACACGCATTTGTAGCGTCTCCGGAAATTACAACAGCATTTGCCATTGCCGGTGACCTTACATTCAATCCATTGAAAGACACCCTTCTCAATGAAGATGGTGTGGCAGTTAAGCTTGATGAACCAAAGGGCGTTGAATTCCCTCCTAAGGGATTTGATGTAAAGGATCCGGGCTTCATCGCTCCTGCGAAAGACGGCAGAGGGGTTGTAGTAAGGATCGATCCTAAATCAAAACGTCTCCAGGCATTGAGTCCATTCGCAGCGTGGGATGGAAAGAACTGGACAGGATTAAAGCTCCTGATCAAGGCTAAAGGAAAATGTACAACAGATCATATTTCAATGGCCGGTCCATGGCTTCGTTTCCGCGGACACCTTGATAACATCTCTGACAATACACTTACGGGTGCAACCAACTTCTTTAACGATAAGACCGATAGCGTCAAGAATCAGCTGACGGGTCAGTATGGTCCGGTACCTGCAACACAGCGTGCCTACAAAGCGGCTGGCATCTCTTCTATTGTTGTTGGAGATCAGAACTACGGTGAAGGTTCATCACGCGAGCACGCAGCAATGCAGCCTCGACATCTTGGAATGAAGGTAATACTGGTGAAGTCATTCGCACGTATTCATGAAACCAATCTGAAGAAACAGGGAATGCTGGCGATCACGTTCTCCAATGAAGCAGATTACGATAAGTTCCAGGAAGATGATACTGTAGACTTCCCGGATTTGACATCTTTCGCACCTGAAAGACAACTTACATTAGTGTTGAATCATAAGGACGGCAGCAAGGATACTATTAAAGTTAACCACACTTACAATGCAAGTCAGATCGGTTGGTTTAAGGCCGGTTCTGCTTTGAACCTGATGGCTAAGCAGATCGCTGCCAACAAGGCTGAAGCAGCCAGGACTCCTGTTGCATCGAAGCCAAAGGCAAAAAAGAAAGTGTCTGTGGCAAAGAAAGCCGGAGCTACTATCAAGAAGGTGGTGAAGGCTGCGAAGAAAGCTTTCAAGAAGATCGCAGGCAAGAAGGCTAAAGCGAAAAAGGTAGTAAAGAAGGCGAAGAAGGTTGTGAAGAAAGCTGCTAAGAAGTCGATTAAGAAAGCGGCGAAGAAGAAGAAATAA
- a CDS encoding BamA/TamA family outer membrane protein, whose amino-acid sequence MNRVNRRHPQKDLIEILVKALKINIKPKPPDRKRISFSIIPVSSTTSGGDQILVSSINAAFTFGHIDSTNISSVYFLPYTDLVENFGFGTKINLWTSKNNWNIPVEFRISSLTQYSYGLGSSTEKKDQFRLKYNNVRFYGTANRRIKGYLYAGLGINYDRYYKVSDSGDSTAFDRHGSGTDETSFSTGITINALYDDRKNSINPDHGHYINFIYRVNPPYLANQSRWSTAYLDYREYKSLSDTKRKIIAIWAFYWGSFGDVPYFNLPGTQLEFGQRSGRGFSQSRFRGKHMLYLEAEYRFDISKNGLLGAVLFANVQSLSEADNEQFSQVNPAGGFGARVKFNKQSNTNLTLDFGFGNESFTFTIGLGEFF is encoded by the coding sequence ATGAATCGTGTCAACAGACGTCACCCTCAAAAAGATCTGATCGAAATCCTCGTCAAGGCATTGAAGATCAATATCAAACCCAAACCACCCGATCGTAAAAGAATTTCATTCTCTATCATTCCTGTTTCTTCCACTACTTCAGGTGGTGATCAGATATTAGTTTCCTCTATCAACGCTGCGTTTACATTTGGTCACATTGACTCGACCAACATATCAAGTGTCTACTTCCTGCCCTATACCGACCTTGTCGAAAACTTCGGCTTTGGAACGAAGATCAATCTCTGGACTTCCAAAAACAATTGGAACATCCCGGTAGAATTCCGCATCAGCAGCTTAACTCAATACAGCTATGGTCTTGGCAGTTCAACTGAAAAGAAAGATCAATTCAGATTGAAGTATAACAACGTAAGATTCTATGGAACTGCTAACAGAAGAATCAAAGGTTATCTGTACGCAGGACTTGGAATTAACTACGACCGGTATTATAAAGTAAGTGACTCGGGAGACTCTACTGCCTTCGACAGGCATGGCTCCGGAACAGATGAAACATCTTTCTCCACCGGTATCACCATCAATGCCCTGTACGATGATAGAAAGAACTCTATCAATCCGGATCACGGACATTACATCAACTTTATTTATCGCGTCAATCCACCCTACCTCGCCAATCAAAGCCGATGGAGCACCGCCTATCTTGACTACAGGGAATACAAATCTCTCAGCGACACAAAGAGAAAGATCATTGCTATATGGGCATTCTATTGGGGATCGTTTGGAGATGTTCCTTATTTCAATTTACCGGGAACACAACTTGAGTTCGGTCAACGATCCGGTCGCGGATTTTCCCAATCACGGTTCAGAGGAAAACACATGCTCTACCTGGAAGCGGAATATCGTTTTGATATTTCAAAGAATGGATTGCTGGGAGCCGTTCTATTCGCCAATGTCCAGTCGCTATCGGAAGCAGACAACGAACAGTTCTCACAAGTCAATCCCGCCGGTGGTTTCGGTGCACGTGTAAAATTCAATAAACAATCCAATACGAATCTTACCCTCGACTTTGGATTCGGGAATGAGTCGTTTACGTTTACGATTGGTCTCGGAGAGTTTTTCTAA
- a CDS encoding CoA pyrophosphatase, with amino-acid sequence MRAVSLGDVRPNFTHKLPPKPGAVLILLYEENGKLYFPLTKRAEYAGTHSGQISLPGGKAEGDETSEQTAFREAQEEIGIDPTKVELIGMLSQFFVIPSNFIVTPVIGFYRSDPKFVPDPFEVAGILKGSVDELIKDNAVLTKEILVAKTFRMEAPHFLVEDEIVWGATAMMLSEFRSVLRELSL; translated from the coding sequence ATGCGCGCTGTTTCTTTGGGAGATGTTCGTCCCAACTTTACTCATAAGTTGCCTCCCAAGCCTGGCGCAGTCCTCATATTATTATATGAAGAGAATGGAAAGCTTTATTTCCCTTTAACGAAGCGTGCTGAGTATGCGGGTACGCACAGTGGACAAATAAGTCTTCCGGGTGGTAAAGCAGAAGGCGATGAAACTTCTGAACAGACTGCCTTTCGGGAAGCGCAGGAAGAGATAGGTATTGATCCAACGAAAGTTGAACTGATTGGAATGTTGAGTCAGTTCTTCGTGATCCCCAGTAATTTTATAGTCACGCCTGTGATAGGATTCTATCGTTCAGATCCCAAATTCGTTCCCGATCCTTTCGAAGTGGCCGGCATACTGAAGGGGAGTGTTGATGAATTGATCAAAGACAATGCGGTGCTCACAAAGGAGATACTTGTGGCAAAAACATTCCGTATGGAGGCTCCGCATTTTCTGGTGGAAGACGAAATAGTGTGGGGTGCAACGGCGATGATGCTGAGTGAATTCAGAAGTGTCCTTCGTGAATTATCTCTTTAG